Genomic DNA from Cydia strobilella chromosome 19, ilCydStro3.1, whole genome shotgun sequence:
CCGGTTTCCCTCCCTCACCATACCGGTTTTCTCACGTCTTCTTTCGCTGTTCAAGCAATCCGTCTTTGGAATTCGCTCCCTCTAACGATTAGACAAGCCCCAAACAAGCTGACTTTCAAACGAATGCTCTACAAGCACCTGCTAGATACTGTCTAGTGGgacccccccctccccccttcccgcacatgcaaatatatatgtatgtatattatatgataaatttgtatatgtatttatattgtttatttatgtagtttataaaggtattatagtatataaatattactagtttgtatattggcgttagtattagaatttatatttagaatttttttttcgcatcgcactgcacccaccttaacaatctctgtttggcccagtggttgaatggtagagaatgcctcaaggcattaagtccgccttttgtacttgttcttgtgcaataaagtttaaaaaaaaaaataaaaaatatatgaatgaatttaattttagtaagtAGAAGCTCTCGAATGTACGAATCTATCCCACCGAGGGGATAAATTCGTACATACGTAGGGTAACATTCAGACaccatcaaaataattatcaaatatcTTCCTGATTAGCCATGAAAATAGTAATgatgaataaattaaatgtttaaacCTTTTATCAACAAAAACATACTTTTCTTGCATTACAAAATGTAACACGGTACAGACAGGTTTTTGTAAGTTCCTGCCAAAACATCTTTTGCCGATGTCATATTAAGATTTAAAGATTTGTACCTGTCCATAAATCATGTAGAAAAACCtacaaaatataatacattACTATCCTCATGATCATAGTTGCTTACCGTTGAGCAATAGTTCCATAGAAATTAACACTCTACTTCAGCACGAAACATCTGAGAATATGgtcaaaatatttactttgagaGTGCAAAAAACATTATTTCCTCTCATGTCACTTGCGACAGTTGCGACGGCGGCGTATGCAGCTAACTTCGTGGACTCCTGACCTGACTCTCGCCCGTCACGCCCGTGGCTACTTATACACACAAAGCTGTAATAAATACGCTGTTCCGATATGCTGTTAAGAGTGACTGTATTAAGCTAGCCCGTGTAAgataccaaataaataattttcattgGCTATCAACCCCTATACCTTCATATTTTTCTCGCAAAGGTGAGGACAATACTATGTGCTGGTTAGCCGGCAGCAAAGCTTAGTTAACAATTTGTactcactcattttatcaagcaaATTAACAGATACAGCGCCCGTGACAAGGCGGCAGCAGATATCGTGACTGTAATGCGGCTGCTGTTGCCATCCTAATGCTGACTCTCGTCACGATCCCGTTTTGAAAAAGACGCATTACACTATACATTGATATACATATACTAACTATATACCTACggacgtgacagcgtgataacgACAGTGTTCGTCTTTTTAAACGGTTTACAGGGTTAAACAGTGACAcgtattttatcacgtggataaagccattCATCCTAATACTATTATAAAGTCAAACTATATTTCAGTTGACCGTACGCTCATTAAGGCTGGAGGGCGAGGTGGTCAGTAAACATGTTTTCACTAAGTTCGCATCGCAAGGGCACAGCCACAGCTTAATGACAATAACATGTGGTTGTTTGTTTTGCTTCGTCAAACAAGCGTACAACCCACCCGATAGTAAACGGTTATCGTAAGCTATAATATTTGCAACTCCAGACTCACCTCTCCGAcactttataatatttaatagagttagaccaagataagccattttgatagcacactcagtgcaagtgttatgttaaacgtcaaacttctatgaaatttgaCGACACACTTGCCACTGCgtctgctatcaaaatcgttgcagacttgtcttggtctaactctagttatTTGTGAAGCAAGAAAGCAAAGTTTGATGTGATGAGCTTCACAAATAATTGAATTTTCGAGTGTTGAAGTCCTGTGCAAGCGCAACATTCCATAATGTAGATCTTAGAGAATCGTAGCAAGGGAACCAAAAgcacgagatgtaaataactttattttaattttgcacatacaattaaattaaacttcaTTCATTTTCTGTACCTCTTTGTTGCAATCCCGCTAGCTATTTAGTTCCaagaaaacaattttaatttttaatttatttatttgggaaacatacagcacataataatacaataaggtaaaagataggccaaaagagtttccacttatagttaatacaaaattcctttgctttGCAAATTAGAGCATTATTCGAGGAAATCCTATTACCGAAGTGACAAAGTCAAGTGTTtgtattcaatttcaatttgtaTGTACCGCTATAGAAAATTGACtttagaagaaagaaagaaagaaagaaagaaagacaaGACATTTATTGTGAAAAATTGTATACTTTAATATTGAAAGATGTTTTTTTGAGTTATCTTGTTACGTGAAATTCAATTCTTATTTACGTGAACTCAAATTTAATTCGTTGTTTAGATGAGTGATTGATTAGTGACATTTTTTAAAAGATGTTCaattaagattttatttttaaaggtattttagccatcctgtattaTAGCGTCATGTTTTGGTCCAACAAATTAGAGATATCTTAATTATTGGACAAAAACGATCGAAAAAACCGGCCTCTTTTCTTCCATCTTGCATTTAAGGATAAAGTATAAAGTAGTAGTGAGACTAGTGAGTAGGCTTTATTGttcgtttattttatgatatccATAGGAAAGTCGCAAAAACTTAACTCATACTTTTCGAACGTTTTCTACCCTTTTAGTAGGTAATTTTCATATTAGCGGGATCACAGTTGAGTTAAAGGAGTCTGTAAATCATTTCTGCGCTTGTTCTATCCAACGGCCACTTTTGTTTAGAGACTTTGTGCGTGCATTTGTTTTGTGTGTCAATCATCGTGACCTCGCCTAATGGCCCCAAAGAAAGTCCAGCGTCGGCCTATACCATGCTAAATTTGGGAccattttatattgttatattGTAAGCACCTATTGTTTTTTGTCATCCTTCTAGTGCTTTATTGTTTTCTACGGACACATTACCATGTGCACACCACTAACTCAATATTACTAACTTCCTCCTCTACAGTCTTTCAAACGTCAATTCTCTTAAAATGTTTCTGCTGTTCCCACTTCTCTTTGCATACattataaaatgtaatgtatgtatatgtttaaagtttttcttttcttgattTTAAAAGTCGGTATTAAGTCGATGTCCCGCCTTGAGACACTCAAGGAAGAGGAGCATCGGCTTCCCCAATATATATAGTATTTCCTAGTACTTTAGATAAAATAGTAGTTGTATGGATGGCTGCTTGCTTTTGTAAAATGTGTGTTTATTTGTGCATCTAGTTTGTCTATATATCTGTGTATGTTTTTGGCTACAATACCGGTGGCTCCTTTTACTATCGGGATTACTGTGGcaggtattatataatattgtttaatacactagcagctgaaagctgagATATGTATGTAATGTTCTTATAAAAGAAGAcattaagtttaatattttagactGCACTAAATAGTATAAAGCAGTTTCAGGAAACAGTCTATATTAGCCACATTTTTCTTGCCACTACATCTACATATGTAGGATGTCAATACGTCATCTCCTCTCACATATACTTACATTTTGCCCGCCATGTTAATGTAGTCGCCACGTGCATTTCCGGTCAACTCATTGTCATTCGAGCACTAAGTCCCCGCTAACGTCTGGCACTAAGAAAGTTTTCGCGACCTTGCTCATGATATAGAGATCTGAATTAGTCAACAATCTCAACATATTGCGATATAGTATGAAATTATAGCAGAGTGCAGCGTTTTGTAACTGTCAGATTAAAGCAATCCAACGATATACAACGTTAGCGTGGACCAGTTTTCGTAAAGATGAGGTTTCTTTGCTAACTTTTTGTGGCCTGCAGCATACAGGCGTTAAGGATTCTAGGTGGTTGGAAAAAAACATTACGGTGTATTATCGTAATATACAATTATCTTAAACCAGAATATACTATTATACTATATTAGCTGTATTATATTCCGTAACCACCTTGAATCCTGGATCTAGTTTTTATGTTAGGTAaaattcaaaacttttttgcACGTAAAATATGATGAAGAAAATTCGGAATATTGTCACACATGATGTgtagattaaaataaaatatgtgcaAAAACGAGTTGAAAAGTTATGTTGGTTGGCAAAGAAAACTGTGTAAATAAATTTCGATACGAATTTTAATATTTCCATACACTTACTTATATCAGGTAATAAAAGTTGTCCGCTTAGCGGCAAGGTACATTGacacattaataaattaacttaaacTATATCAGTCTGGCAGTCGCGCCGAGCGCGTGGCTTAACTTAGTATCACAGATGAGTAGAGCGGTGGGTCGCGTAAAGTGCACCCGGGCGGGCCGCGCGGGCCGgggcggcgggggcggcggTCACTCGTCCGACGCGGACGACAGCTGGGTACTGCCGCCCGAGCTGAAGGAGCCTCGGCACGCACCCGCCTCTCCAGCGTTTCCCGCCGGCGGCGCTTCTCTAGCGTTCCCGGGCGATAGGGTTTTCAGCAGCTCCAAGGCCGCGCGAGCGCGCTGCCCGTCTGCTACCGCCGCCGACGCCGCGCCCGAGGCGCGCTCCCACGCGCTTTTCTCAGGCAACAGCAAGCGACGTGCCTCGCGCTGCACGCGTCGCGACCGCAGCGCAAACAGGAACGGGGAAGCCGCAGACGCCAGCAGCAGGAGCGCGAGGGCGGGCGTGCGGGCGTACTCGCCTAGCCCAGGCGCGGCCGCTGACACCGCGGCTGTGACGGCGTGTGGGATATGCAGCATCACTAGCGCGCCGGTAAGGATCCCGACGCGGGCCGCGCGGGACTCCTCACGGTAGCGGAAAAGTGATGCATTTGAAATTCTGCACCGGATCGACGTAATCCTCGAGCCGTTTGCGGAAGGGATCGGCGTCCGCGGCTGTACGGCCAGCAGAGGCGCCGCTAGCGATGGAGCAGAGCTCACCGCCGGCAAGCCTTTCCTCAAATCCTCATTCGATTTCCCATCTTTTCGCGCATTTCTCAAACTTGCGACAGAGGGGCACCGACGCGGCTGATCTGGAGGAAGCAGAAACGGGCCGAATTTGCGGTCAGCCTCTTCCGTGGGACCGTTTTCGGGTACATCAATCTTAAGAGTTAGGCCTTCGCCTTCTTCTATGAGATCTGGTAAGTTGGCATGAGGTTCGTGGAGCTGCAGCGCGCTGGCCCCGTGGGCTCGCGCTCGGAGACCGGAGGAGCGCGCCGCTCGGTAAATTCTCGCGTACATAACGCAGACAACGGTAACGGGAGCGAGGATGCCAAGAATTAAGTACACTATGGAATAGACTAGCTCGACGCCCTGCACGATTGGCTCGTCCGGGTAGAAGTGGCGAACTACGGCAATGGTGGCGCGAATCGCTGCTACCGAAGCGGCGATGAGCCAAGTAGTGGCGCAGAGGACGACGGGCCGGCGTTGAAGGAGGCGGGTGTGGCAACGCAGCGGATCTGTCACTGCGTGGTGTTGGTCCAGTGCGATCAGCGTGACGGAGAGGAGTGCGGCAAGGCTGCAAGCGGCAGCGGCGGCATCGCCCGCCTCCAACCAGGCCATCTGTTCCGATCGAATCAGTGTGGAATGTTCGCCAAACAGCGCAGGCGCCAACATGGACGTCGTCAGAAAATTCGTCGCCAGCAAGTTTATGACGAACCTGTAACAATAGAAACGCGAATTAGGAATGTTTGCCACACTCGATGTTGATCTGGGTGCGCTCGCTCTCAAACAAGGCGCTCGCAAGGTTGTGTCAATTTTCTACGTATTAATCAGCGGTTTTATGGCTTCGTCCTGATTTTGTGGAGTAATTAATCAGAGAACAATCAGAATCAATCAAGCtttgttttgtaaatatttcttaaGGTAATGAACGTTCGTAAATTGCTCACGTATCGGTTTTGCGAATTCCGGAAGTTTTCCGTCCAATTCGCCGGCCCTGTACATCAATATATATGGTAGACGATAATCCCTTAATGAACTAATTGACATAAATTTGACGTAATAATCATTAGTTGATAAAACATTTAGGTACGTGTACCAATATCaacacaataaaacattttgttcAAGTTGCTGAAGTATGTTCTAAAGATCAACTGTAAACTACGAGTATGTGCTTACTATTTAAGCATTATACGAGTACATGTGTTACCCATCAAGGGCTTTGGGTATTGTAACGTACCTAAAGCTATTACAGTATGACCTTTACCCTACCCAAAGTTACGACAGCACAATTGCACTGTTTCCATCAACGCGTACGCAACTCTGTGTACAACACTGCCATTTATTACATATAGTCATTAGGTAGTGAATAATTGTTTTATGTCCGGCGATTTATATTCTATACAGTCAATGTTACCTACTGTTTGATTAATCAATGGTACTCGTATTGTTAGCAACTGAGTTTTAAATAACACAAACGTGTCAAGGCAAAAAAGTAaactaattatatattatatatttggtCAACGAGAAAAAGATTTGGGCTCATCGCACAAAATGTTGACAGATTTCGATGATAAAGGTAGCGGTTGTGTGCCTTTGGCAGCGCaataatgtacagtcaagggcataaatatcccaaggtttcaaaaatatgtgtacgctcttacacctaagacaataaagtcgtgttcacatatttttgagccatttgtctggatctatatttttaccttcgACTGTACACACAATATGTGCACACAAAAATATCGTTAAATAAATTGTAGGTTCAACATAATAAACatcattatttttactttaattatattacatcatagattatttttacctacatcataattatgataaaataATCGTAGTAACGTGGTAGTAACTAGTGTTGTCGTAGCAAATTTTCCGTCCCATTAAAAATCTTATAGGTATATCACAGGAAATAACtactttatttttcttaatgGTTACGTTGACCGATGCCAAAACTTTTCAAAGGTCAATGACACACAATCATGTGAACAAAATCACTTCcgaatatttgtttgtttacgtaataatacgtttttattaataacaaattaatCTTTTGCTGATGGTATGTCATGATTAGAAGTGTGACTTTCAAATTAAACATGATTGACGGACATTCCGAGTCAGCATGACATGGTCACATTAAATcacatataatacctatacatgtACATCAATTGCCCAAAGGTTAagtggaagagatccctgaaagggataagttcgcctttatattaatgatatatttcctgttttatgtttcttttttgtacaataaagtgtttaactactactattactatatCAGATTAATATCTGATACAAGCTAATGCTTGTTCTAACTTCGATGAGCGCATTATTATATACGTACTttgaattatatatatttattacactATTGTTATTTTGATACCCTTATTtggttttcttaaaaaaatctaaaatgagCATATTGATGCTCCTTGATTTTCAGCAATATCTACAAATCATCTTACTGTCATCGCCAAGGTTGGGGATTAAAATAATTCAGGAAGAAGCATTTCCCTTTTTATTTCAAGGGAAGGCTACTTCATTTAAAACGCGCCACATAAACAAAATCGGATAAAACCTCGTCAGAGGATGATTGAAATAAGTCGCTGTCTGATATGTTTGTTTGTACCAGAAGTTATTGATAGGTGATTCGTTAATAAAatgtagaattttattttaaaccattactataagcaaagatagatataactccgtaatagatggatacagtctaaggaaaaaacgtgcctcgaaaatcaagaaaatttgattctcgttcagagggcgctactagttttgtcctacagtcgtatagatggcgttgacggtttcgtttgttatttaacaattttaacgcatatcagtgaaagaacatgggtcaaaatcataaaaataattaatgcaaataaaaaaaatcatttatccatatttaaatacattttatcgtatttttataaatatttatatttagttttaaagtgtgtcgacagatggcagtgaatttactggggttacaaaatttactatgacagtaccgctctagtataagttactctatgctataagTATCtgaaatgttaataaaattcgGGATTTGATTATTTGTGTTATTCAATGCTTTTGCTGCTGTTAGAGCATAAACCGTCTAGAGCATAAGCTCCTATTCGTATGAATAATTCCGAAGGGAAATGAAACTTTATACAGGTAgttatttaatataggtatctgtagttttattaaaatcttaTAATGTGTTATCTTTATGTTTTATGaacctatattttttaatctttGAAGCTTAAATCAAATTGAATTTTGATGGCGATATGTGACGACTGATTTCTATTAGTTAAGTCCCCCTTCGCAACAGCCATCCACACTACAAACCAGAATATACTCCCATCACATACATTATGTATATTGCCCTTGGATCGCGATGACCCTCAAGCAGTATTTGAAAATCAAATCATgcataaattgtatataattgCATTTGTATTTCTCTCGTATGCGGAATCGATCCAATTCAATGTATATAATCGTAAACATGCATTGGAATACAAGACCATTGGTTGACAATGCTGCATGTTAACATGAGCCTTGTGGTGCAGAAATGTTTCATGGTCTTACATTCATTAATTTGATTAGAAATTGTAATTGCTATCGAATGTCAATATTTATAGTGCAATAGGAATATTTGCTTACGATGAACTATGCACATCTATTTTCAAATCTGTACGAGTCGCTtttgtgtagattttttttaaatttaatcgaAAAGAAGCTCCTAATATACAAAACGGTACTAAGGCCAATTTTCTAATGTACGGATGCGAAGCCTGGACACTAACACAAAAAGAGGAGCGCGCGATGCTGGTAGAGCTGAGCGGAAGATCCACCGCAAAATATTGGGACCCACACGTCGAGAGGATGGAACCTGGAGACTCCGCAAGAACCAGGAAATTGAAGATATGGTGTTCGATCAttggagaaacgaaagccgccagactccgatggctcgggcacgtagtccggatgggtTAAGATCGcccagtctggagggcgtactctggagtaccaattggccgaagaccgtctggacgccctaggtattataattataccgCTGGCGAGACGAAGTGCAAAAAGACATTAGCGAACTCGGCgtcgtcgactggacagaaacggctttggacagagtagcatggcagTCTTTGGTGTctgaggccaagatccacttcgggtcgttgcgccacagcaaTAAGTAAGTACACGAAACAAACAGaaaagttttggagataaaaatAAGTTCAAAAACTAATACCCGACTACTGAAAATCGCGCTCTAAAAAGTATGATCATACAGAAAATAttaatgtattgtatatttcACACTGTTTTCATATAAACCTTAACCTTCAAGActttcatttcgaataagaAAAAATGTACTTACGAAAGTTTAGAAAATTAGTCATAATTTATCTTTAATTTGCGATTTcgtcaaaaaaatatatgtcgaGGTCATGACTGACCGTGACACCTGGGCAAGTCttgtatattgtttatttagcaTATCGTTTAAGAAGATGTTGGCTAATAATGAATTTACAATCTCTTAAACGTGCGAACTAGATAAATGTCTTTGATATATACTGTAAACTGTAAGGTGCAGTCCTTTAGtcgattttaaaaattttacttgtgtaaaattttaacaactccttttttataaaatgtttgcTACAAATACTCgagaatacatttttttacatattgattTATCGTAACTTACGGAGTAAATTTGTCTAGCAAAAGAACCGTCGATTTATCGCCATTTTTTATTCTACTCGTCATCTTAAATTATTACGGCCTTCATTACGATTATTACGATCACAGTGGCGCCAAAAGTTCTAGCTAGAGTGAGctgatgtttatttttttatgaaaacagATTCGAGATCGCGTTATTTTTAGccaaattgttaattaaagatTATTTTGCGTAGGTTTGTAATATCGCTAgcctattttattcattaatattATACCTCATTAgctttcaaaaatataatattagaatatTCTCTAATGATTAAATCATTAACCTACTTTTTTCAACCTTGATATGAAACACGCGTTAAGTTAAGCAGTCAATGACAAATTGTAAAAGAAGAAAGCGCAAATGACGgcaatttcattttaaaaatgccTCATATCGCTTATTTATGACtcataatttttaatgtgtcaATGACAAAAGTGTATTTTTCCAGAAATAATTTGACCTAGATTTCATTGCAATcgtgttaaaaaaattgcaaatcaGTGTAAATATTAGGTAATCACTTTGATAACTATATCGTAAAGTTTATGGTTATATTGAAGATGTTTAAAGTGTTCTGATCGGGCTTGTTTTgaaaagttttattataaacattGTAATTTACGGTCGTAGGTATAGTGAAAAAGAGAGCAAGGTTAGGATACCCCCGTCTCTAGacgttttatgtatttaaatattaggtAGAATATGTTGTTTAATAAGGCTTTGGCACTTAAGGAGCGTTAATACCTAATACTTCTCTTCTGGTTAATTCCTCTAAAGAATTTAACTAACCCAATCTTcaattacctatataaaaaaaccgcccaagtgcgagccggactcgcgcacgaagggttccgtatatggggcattttctatgaaaagggaccttattgtcgatggcgcttacgccgcacagcgtcgcgcggcattgtatttatatcggagcatcgtttataatggcgtaagcgccctcgacaataaggtctctttttataaaaaataccacatataccattacgcaaaaaacggcaaaataaatcacgtttgttgtatgggagctccactataatatttattttactctgttattagtatttgttgttatagcggcaacagaaatctgtgaaacatcatctgtgaaaatttaaactgtctagctatcacggttcatgagagcctggtgacagacagacggacagcggagtcttagtaaaagggtcccgtttttactttttgggtacggaaccctaaaaactactaaTGTGTATTTCTGTGTGTTATTTCAAACACG
This window encodes:
- the LOC134750206 gene encoding 5-hydroxytryptamine receptor 1A-alpha, translating into MSPGQTLMSEEMEAKDRLAEEIVLLVLYLVSAAANSLALLVFCRRPGLRTVSNRFVINLLATNFLTTSMLAPALFGEHSTLIRSEQMAWLEAGDAAAAACSLAALLSVTLIALDQHHAVTDPLRCHTRLLQRRPVVLCATTWLIAASVAAIRATIAVVRHFYPDEPIVQGVELVYSIVYLILGILAPVTVVCVMYARIYRAARSSGLRARAHGASALQLHEPHANLPDLIEEGEGLTLKIDVPENGPTEEADRKFGPFLLPPDQPRRCPSVASLRNARKDGKSNEDLRKGLPAVSSAPSLAAPLLAVQPRTPIPSANGSRITSIRCRISNASLFRYREESRAARVGILTGALVMLHIPHAVTAAVSAAAPGLGEYARTPALALLLLASAASPFLFALRSRRVQREARRLLLPEKSAWERASGAASAAVADGQRARAALELLKTLSPGNAREAPPAGNAGEAGACRGSFSSGGSTQLSSASDE